GGGGGTGCGGGTGCTCGATTTCGGGCGCTATATCGCAGGGCCCTATTGCGCGACCTTGCTGGCCGAATTCGGCGCCGAGGTCATTCGCGTCGAGAAGCGCGAGGGCAGCGAGGATCGCTTCGTCGCGCCGGTCGGCGAAGGCGGCGAGGGCGCGCTGTTCCTCCAAATCAACCGCAACAAGAAGTGCGTCACGCTCGATCCGATGAAGCCGGAGGGCCAGGAGGTGATGCGCCGCCTGGTCGCGACCGCGGATGTCGTCGTCGCCAATTTGCCGCCGCAGACCTTGCGTGCGATGAAGCTCGACTACGAGTCCTTGAAGGCGATCAAGCCCGACATCATCCTGACGACGGCGACTGCGTTCGGCGGTCCGGGGCCGTGGTCCGACCGGGTCGGTTTCGACGGCGTCGGGCAGGTCATGTCGGGATCGGTGTACATGACCGGCGCCGGCGACCCGCCGTATCGCGCCGCGGTGAACTGGGTCGATTTCGGCACCGCGCTGCACTGCGCATTCGGCACGCTCGCAGCGCTGATCGAGCGCGGCAAATCCGGGCGTGGGCAGGTCGTCGAGGGCGCGCTGCTCGCAACCGCGCTGTCCTTCACCAATGCGACGCTGATCGAGCAGGCGGTGATCAACGTCAATCGCGTGCCGACGGGGAATCTCGGCCAGACCGCGGCGCCCGCCGACATC
The sequence above is drawn from the Bradyrhizobium amphicarpaeae genome and encodes:
- a CDS encoding CaiB/BaiF CoA transferase family protein, whose translation is MGGVLEGVRVLDFGRYIAGPYCATLLAEFGAEVIRVEKREGSEDRFVAPVGEGGEGALFLQINRNKKCVTLDPMKPEGQEVMRRLVATADVVVANLPPQTLRAMKLDYESLKAIKPDIILTTATAFGGPGPWSDRVGFDGVGQVMSGSVYMTGAGDPPYRAAVNWVDFGTALHCAFGTLAALIERGKSGRGQVVEGALLATALSFTNATLIEQAVINVNRVPTGNLGQTAAPADIYRTRDGWVLCQVTGHPLFKRWARLMGEEEFWLNDPRFADDISRGNNGPVISERMARWCAERTTQEAVDALGRAMIPTGPVLSPQQALDHPHIRAAGFMQDVDYPGLPKPAPVTRAAVRLSETPGEIASRPPTLGEHTDLVLAELGYGKAEIAALRQGGAI